The Polyangium mundeleinium genome contains the following window.
GAACCGCGCCTTCCGCGACGCGTACGTCGCGGCGAACGTGGCCGACGACGCCAGCCGTCGGTATCCGCTGGTCGCGAACGACATCGCGTTCGTCGGGGCGACGGGCGAGGCGTACGTGCCGGCGAACGGCGCGGACGCGGTGTTCCGCGTGAGCTTTAACGAGACGAGCGGCGCCGTCACCAGCGTCGGCGCCACGGACAAGAAGTTCATCGACCTCGCGCCCCAGGCGCTCGCGGAGAGCCTGAAGGGCGTGGGCCCGATCGGCGTCGCCGTGGCGAACACGCATCCGTTCGCGTTCGTGGCGAACGACATCAGTCGTAACGTGTCGTCCCTCGCGATCGATCCGGGCAAGCAGGTCGTCGCGGGCTCCGATCTCGGCACGGCGCGTGTCGTCCAGACCGCGCCCATGCCCGCCGACGCGGCAGGGATGTCGGTCCTGCGCGGCAAGCGGATCTTCAACACGGGGCTCGGGCGCTGGTCGCTCCGGGGCCAGGCGTGGGTCTCCTGCCAGTCGTGCCACATCGACGGCCTGAGCGACAACGTGACCTGGTACTTCGCCCGCGGCCCGCGGCAAGCGACGAGCCTCGATGGCAGCTACGCCTCGAAGGATCCCACCGACCAGCGCATCTTCGGCTGGACGGCGTTCCAGGAAGAGGCGCACGACTTCGAGAACAGCGCGCGCGGCACGCAGGGCGGCGTCGGCGCCCTCGTGACGACGGAGAGCAACCCGCCGGCCAACACGGATCGCATCAACCTCGCGGACACGGCGAAATACGCGCCCGCGGGCGCCGTGGGCCTGAACGGCTCGACGAAGGAGATCCACGACACGGACAGCGTGCGGAAGGACTGGGACGACTTCGAGGCGTACGCGCGCAGCCTCCGTTCGCCGCGCAAGCCCTCGAATCTCGACCCGGCGAAGGTCGCCGCGGGCTTGACGCTGTTCATGGAGGGCGGGAGCTGCCAGGGCTGCCACGGCGGTGCGAAGTGGACGCTCTCGAAGCGCTTCTACACGCCGTCGGCGGCGACGAACGAGGCGCTGCTCGCGAAGGCGTACGAGGGCGACGCGCTGCTCGCCGCCGGCTTCCCCGCGGCCTTGCTCCCGGCCACCGCGGGCAATCAGTTCATGCGCTCGCCGAGCCCGAAGAACGCCGGGCTCGACCAGATCCAGTGCGTGCTCCGCCCCGTGGGCACGTTCGGGATCTCGCCGGCCGCGGTGAACGTGATCGAGGTGCGCGCCGACATGATCGCGAAGGCCCAGGGCGACGAGGCCATCGGCAAGGGCTTCAACGTGCCGTCCCTGCTCGGCATGCAGGTCGGCGCGCCGTTCTTCCATGCAGGCAACGCGCGGACGCTGGAGGAGCTCTTCTCGAATACGTTCGTCGCCCACAACAAGGCGCTCGCCGCGCCGAGTTACCTCACCGGCCCGAACGACATCGAGAACCTCGTGGCCTTCGTGCTCTCGATCGACGAGGACACGACGCCGATCGATCTGCCGGCCATGCCCGGCGCCAAGGGCGGCGATTTCTGCGCCGCGCCCTGAGGGTCGGATTCCTCCCACGAGATAGGTAGAGGTAGCCGCCCGCCCCGCGTGAACGTCGGGGCGGGCGGTGGCCCTTGTTTCAGCGGTGCGGGCCGCCACGACGAGCGGGCGCGAGGTCGACGTGACGGCAGCGCCGGAGCGCGTACTCCATGCCGCTCTGGAGCGTGCCCATCGTGACGAACGATTTCAGATCGACGTCGAGCGCGATGAGCGTCTGCGCGATCCGCGGCGCGATGCCCGTGAGCACCGTCTCGGAGCCGAGCAGCCGGAGCGCGGCGGCCACGTTCACCAGCATGCCCGCGACGTGTGTGTCGACGTGCTTCATGCCCGTGACGTCGAGGATCACGACCCGGGCTCCGAGGCGCTGGGCGCCGTCGAGCGCCACGCTGAGCACCTGCTCGGCGCGCTCGGTATCCATCGTGCCGATGAGCGGCATCACGACGATGTCCTTCGTGATCGGCAAGAGCGGCGTCGAGAGCTCCGCCAGGCGCTGGCGTTGCCCCGCGACGACCTGCTCGTGCAGCGCCGCGCGCTCATGCTCGATCTCGCGGCGCTGGCCGAGCTCCATTTCGAGCGCCTGGTTCATGTCGAACAGGCTGTCGTTGACCCGGCGCAGCTCCTCCGTCCGGTGCGCGACCTCCATCTCCAGCCGCTCGTTCGCGCGCTTGACCTGCTCGTTCGCGGTGTGCGTGTTCTCGATGAGGCGCGCGATCTCGATCGCGATGGCCGCCTGCGAGGAGAGGAGCGTGAGCAGCTCGACACGCGCCGCGTCGAAGACGCCCGCCGTCATGCGGTTTTCGAGGTAGAGCGCGCCGCTCAGCCGGCCCTGGTGGAGGAGGGGCAGGCAGAGGATCGATTTCGGCGCGAACGCCTGGATGTACGGGTCGTCCGAGAACCGCGAGGCCTTGCGCGAGTTGTCGAGGACGACCGGTTCGAGGGTGCGCGTGACGTAGTGGATGACGCTCTTCGCGCACGCCTGCACGTCTTCGAGCGGCTGGCCGCGCCCCACGTCGAGCGTGCTGCCGGCCGGCCGGAACGTCGCTTCGGCGACGAGCTCTCCGTCCCGCGCGAGGATGAGCAAGCCGTGGTCGGCGCCCGCGTTCTCCAGCACGAGCTTCGCGAGCCGATCGACGACCTGGGGCAGGTCGATCTCGCTCGCGATTTCCTGGGCGGCCCGGACGACGAGCGCGGCGTCGCGGAGGCTGCCGAGGCTGGTTTGTCCGAGGAGGGTTCGGGTCGCGAGGGATGCGCTCGAACTGGCGGTCGTCGACGCCCCGCGCGTGCGCGAGACCTCGCGGAGCGAAGGCCAGATGTGGGTGGCCTCGTTCTCCAGCGCCACGACCTTCGGCACTGCGCCCCAGTGCGCGTAGGCACGGTAAGCGTTTTTCATGTAGCCGCCGCCCGCGGTCGGCGCGCCGATGCTCAGGTAGAACTTGGCGCACAGCTCGCCGGTCAGCGCCTCGAAATGCGGGGCCTTGTTCTCCTGGCAGAGCGTGATGGCCCGTTCGTAGAGGCGGATCGCGCCCTCCAGGTCCCCTTCCGTGCGCGCCGCCTCCGCGTTCACCATGGCCTCGAGGTGCGCGAAGCTCTTCGGGGACCAGGCGGCGAGCTGCGCGACCTCCGCGCGGCATTTGCGCAGGATCTCCGCCTGTCGTTCGGCCTCCTCGTGCGCCTCGGCGCGAGGCAGGCCGAGGAGCACGAGGGCGCGGAGGCAGGGATGGACCTTCGAGGCGAGGTTTCCGCCGGCAAACCCGATGCTCCGCTCGGCGGCCTCGGACCACGTCCAGGCATCCTCGTACTGGCCGTGGATCAGGTAGACGAGCGTCTTCAGGATCGCGTGGTGGATCTTCGCGTTGCCGAAATGCTCGTCATCGAGGCGTGAGACGAACTCATTTTCGTGGAACGTCTCGTCGTCGAGCGACGTGCGATCCCGCGTCTTGCCCGCGAGGCACGCGATGGTCTGCCTGACGACGGTCATGGTGGCCAGGTTCGCCGGCATGCGCGTGCGGCGGATGATGGCGAGGTGCTTCTCGGCCTCCTCGACGAGCTCTTCGATCGGATTGCCCGCGAACACGTTCCCCATCGTCTCGAGGAAACACGCGGTGCCGATCATGTAGTATTCGCCGGTCTCCAGGCCCTTCTGTCGCGCGATGGCCCAGTTCTCGTTGGCCTGGCGCATCGGGTGCTGCATGTGCACGCAGCTCCCCCAGGGGATGTGGAGCCGCGAGAGCTGCATCGCGCTCGGGCATTTCTGGTTGATGGCCTCCGCGAGCTTGCAGAACTCCATCCCCTCGTTCACGCGGCCGAACATCCCCGCGAGCACGTAACCGACGCACGCATACGGGAAGGGGCACAGCTCGGTGTGGCCATGCACGAGGCCCACGTTCACAGCCCGGAGGTTGATGACGGAGAACGCAATGGGGTTGATGTGGTGGGCGCTGTCCGAGATGGCGTCGAGGATCGAGAGGACCGATCGGATCACCGGATCCGAGGCCTCCGGCGCGTCGGCGAGGTCGAGAATGCCGCGCCCGCGCAGGTTCGTGGTGAGCTTCTCGAGCTCCGACATCATCACCGCGGGCGAACCGAGCTCCTCCATCGGCAAGGGATGCCCGAGGAACGCGAGCGTCTCGCTGCCGGTCCGCACCGCCTCGACGAAGCGGCCGTGCGAGACGTTGTTGTAGATGCGTTGCCTCTGGACCG
Protein-coding sequences here:
- a CDS encoding YncE family protein, which produces MSSSSSSGTGGAGGGTGGGNTGGGGAGGQGGMGGGGMGGQGGMGGAELCTTPAPGATRGAAVAISADDTTVVAVNRDAGSVTVLSVEYNPVDNLPALTKKAEIVVGGEPWQVAIDGCGDKAYVVLRKDQKVVEIRDLKGTPVMGKEIAVGSEPTAIAITPNNTSLYVANWVDGTLSLIDLASLTLSKTIDLNGPLAGTGLLGPSVTADKARPALAHPRSLAITNDGDADDADEKIYATEFFAQRTAPEQINAQGVSNVDTNWAGIVYSVKAADGAVATIALPSIDDTGFVDHKGQATGCFPNQLQSITIQKDLAYVTSICVSPAGPVGPFQKNACTTNAQCTNVNVVSTCNTTVGSCTYSCSTDADCGGDAPAGSCQGAGPLGNGACRAIPTNNKTVVHPVVNVLDTKTDAAVAAAPTNLNRAFRDAYVAANVADDASRRYPLVANDIAFVGATGEAYVPANGADAVFRVSFNETSGAVTSVGATDKKFIDLAPQALAESLKGVGPIGVAVANTHPFAFVANDISRNVSSLAIDPGKQVVAGSDLGTARVVQTAPMPADAAGMSVLRGKRIFNTGLGRWSLRGQAWVSCQSCHIDGLSDNVTWYFARGPRQATSLDGSYASKDPTDQRIFGWTAFQEEAHDFENSARGTQGGVGALVTTESNPPANTDRINLADTAKYAPAGAVGLNGSTKEIHDTDSVRKDWDDFEAYARSLRSPRKPSNLDPAKVAAGLTLFMEGGSCQGCHGGAKWTLSKRFYTPSAATNEALLAKAYEGDALLAAGFPAALLPATAGNQFMRSPSPKNAGLDQIQCVLRPVGTFGISPAAVNVIEVRADMIAKAQGDEAIGKGFNVPSLLGMQVGAPFFHAGNARTLEELFSNTFVAHNKALAAPSYLTGPNDIENLVAFVLSIDEDTTPIDLPAMPGAKGGDFCAAP
- a CDS encoding AAA family ATPase produces the protein MSAEPIHRAADDVQGVSFEGFTALTPIYEGAETLVFRGTRIADGAQVVLKQTKNEYPTVREVGRLRREFTILRELGVECAPEALALEEHGRGVVLIMADIGHPTLREILESRRPDIETALTIALSISNALAAVHRKGILHKDLTPRNVLIEASTWTAHLIDFGISARISRELHAPTGPRSLEGTLLYMAPEQTGRMNRAVDSRTDLYSLGVILYEMLTGSVPFPQRELAEIVQSHLTRPPVPPQELVPAVPAPLSDLVMTLLAKTPEERYQSDAGVRADLSECLRQWKASGTITPFPLRQHDKAPELRRAQRLYGRDRDIEALLQAFGRARARGPELCLVAGYSGVGKSALVHEIHKIIARHGGGFFAAGKFDQISRDVPLAPVVQALRELVQQILTEPPETLAAYKNDLLTSLGGNGALLVELVPELELVLGAQPKVSDLPPDQAKNRFELTLQNFLHVFASEAHPLVIFLDDLQWMDPASQRLLHLLLTDAFSRHLLIIGAYRDNEVSPGHPLSTLLDELVSSGFSPARIHLAPLDRDMVGSLVADTLTSKPEEVQTLADLVYEKTQGNPFFAHQFMVALYERGLLRFDPERGAWQWDDTAIRAANVTDNVVDLMVGVLRRLSPETQHVLKRAACIGHSFDFGSLATIAEKPATEVSAALWEALRAGLVVSLDGDYRYLEAGLGGGARELSASLFNVRYQFVHDRVLSAAYTLVEPEQRKQLHLSIGRLLRKRSGERPRDDELLDLVHHLNLGAAAITDRAERLDLAEINLRAGQRSKAATAYHAGAIYTRAGIDLLDVADWDERYDLCFSLYIEGGQNAYLSGDAAGAEALFLELLRRVKTDVERATVQRQRIYNNVSHGRFVEAVRTGSETLAFLGHPLPMEELGSPAVMMSELEKLTTNLRGRGILDLADAPEASDPVIRSVLSILDAISDSAHHINPIAFSVINLRAVNVGLVHGHTELCPFPYACVGYVLAGMFGRVNEGMEFCKLAEAINQKCPSAMQLSRLHIPWGSCVHMQHPMRQANENWAIARQKGLETGEYYMIGTACFLETMGNVFAGNPIEELVEEAEKHLAIIRRTRMPANLATMTVVRQTIACLAGKTRDRTSLDDETFHENEFVSRLDDEHFGNAKIHHAILKTLVYLIHGQYEDAWTWSEAAERSIGFAGGNLASKVHPCLRALVLLGLPRAEAHEEAERQAEILRKCRAEVAQLAAWSPKSFAHLEAMVNAEAARTEGDLEGAIRLYERAITLCQENKAPHFEALTGELCAKFYLSIGAPTAGGGYMKNAYRAYAHWGAVPKVVALENEATHIWPSLREVSRTRGASTTASSSASLATRTLLGQTSLGSLRDAALVVRAAQEIASEIDLPQVVDRLAKLVLENAGADHGLLILARDGELVAEATFRPAGSTLDVGRGQPLEDVQACAKSVIHYVTRTLEPVVLDNSRKASRFSDDPYIQAFAPKSILCLPLLHQGRLSGALYLENRMTAGVFDAARVELLTLLSSQAAIAIEIARLIENTHTANEQVKRANERLEMEVAHRTEELRRVNDSLFDMNQALEMELGQRREIEHERAALHEQVVAGQRQRLAELSTPLLPITKDIVVMPLIGTMDTERAEQVLSVALDGAQRLGARVVILDVTGMKHVDTHVAGMLVNVAAALRLLGSETVLTGIAPRIAQTLIALDVDLKSFVTMGTLQSGMEYALRRCRHVDLAPARRGGPHR